In Phocoena sinus isolate mPhoSin1 chromosome X, mPhoSin1.pri, whole genome shotgun sequence, a genomic segment contains:
- the TCEANC gene encoding transcription elongation factor A N-terminal and central domain-containing protein gives MSDKKQIAARASLIEQLMSKRNFEDLGNHLTELETLRVTPEHLQETDVVRAVYRVLKNCPTAALKKKAKRLLSEWKALYKDTHCKPRGSPKPFHPGGNKEENQGLSPDPNQDEIPGSSCCHSLHSSQDVAGAVERIMPENSPGGAEPKAAHLRAGDPRSPDERASGQPDPAAPVRAKCTELLYEALAGPCTEQPRADLWHRFAREIEEHIFTLHSKNLKKYKTCIRSKVANLKTPHKSHLQQNLLSGTMSPREFAEMTAMEMASHELKQLRASYTESGIREHCLPQVVGGTPTKKIKCQRCEKFNCQVTVIARGTLFLPSWVQNSNPDEEMMTYVICNECGEQWYHSKWECL, from the coding sequence ATGTCTGACAAGAAGCAGATAGCTGCCAGAGCTTCCCTTATTGAGCAACTGATGTCTAAAAGGAATTTTGAGGATCTCGGCAACCACCTTACTGAGCTGGAAACTCTGCGTGTGACTCCGGAGCATCTCCAGGAGACGGATGTGGTCAGGGCTGTGTACAGAGTCCTCAAAAACTGCCCCACGGCGGCTTTGAAAAAGAAAGCCAAGCGTTTGCTGTCAGAATGGAAAGCTCTGTATAAGGATACTCACTGCAAGCCACGGGGCAGCCCTAAACCATTTCATCCAGgtggaaataaagaagaaaatcaaggaCTTTCTCCTGACCCAAATCAGGATGAGATACCGGGCAGCTCCTGCTGTCATTCTCTGCACTCATCCCAAGATGTTGCAGGAGCTGTTGAAAGGATCATGCCAGAAAATAGCCCTGGTGGAGCGGAGCCTAAGGCAGCGCATCTCAGGGCCGGTGACCCTCGATCCCCTGACGAGAGAGCGAGTGGGCAGCCAGATCCTGCAGCGCCCGTGAGAGCCAAATGCACAGAGCTGCTGTATGAAGCTCTAGCTGGTCCTTGCACAGAGCAGCCCAGAGCCGATCTGTGGCACAGGTTTGCACGAGAAATCGAAGAGCACATTTTTACCCTTCACTCCAAGAacctcaaaaaatataaaacttgcaTCCGAAGCAAAGTTGCCAATCTGAAAACCCCCCACAAGTCTCACTTACAGCAAAACTTGCTCTCTGGGACCATGTCTCCAAGGGAATTTGCCGAAATGACTGCCATGGAAATGGCTAGCCACGAACTGAAGCAGTTGAGAGCCTCCTACACGGAATCTGGCATACGGGAACATTGCCTGCCCCAAGTGGTGGGGGGCACGCCAACCAAGAAAATAAAGTGCCAACGCTGCGAGAAATTCAATTGCCAGGTCACCGTCATCGCCAGAGGGACACTCTTCCTTCCAAGTTGGGTGCAGAATTCCAACCCAGATGAAGAAATGATGACCTATGTAATCTGCAATGAATGTGGGGAGCAGTGGTACCATAGCAAGTGGGAGTGCTTGTAA